The Streptomyces pactum genome contains a region encoding:
- a CDS encoding IS110 family transposase gives MDNTADQDVVGGVDSHTDTLHVAVISDNGGHLADAEFTTTAAGYAAALAFLTAHGHVIAIGVEGTASYGAGFTRAAREAGLHVVEVNRPDRAERRRIGKSDPIDAYAAARAALSGRASSAPKDDTVAGIRALHNAARSAVKARTAALNQIGSLLITAPDTIRAKYGRLKGTDRTDALARLRPAGDAVHTAVLTALKSLARRVKKLTVEHETLVKALDSVVSVHNPGLRAAHGVGPDTAAQLLVTAGGNPDRMRTEASFAALCGAAPVPASSGRTNRHRLSRGGDRQANAALYRVALVRMSSDSRTREYVARQTAAGRTKKEIIRLLKRAIAREMFRCLTTTVTVPGIDDLRPLRRSKNITLTAAARHFALWPATISTLERGTRRDDDLAHAYRNWLQAV, from the coding sequence ATGGACAACACGGCAGACCAGGATGTGGTCGGCGGGGTCGACTCCCACACCGACACCCTCCACGTCGCGGTCATCAGCGACAACGGCGGCCATCTCGCGGACGCCGAGTTCACCACCACTGCCGCCGGATACGCCGCGGCCCTGGCCTTCCTGACCGCCCACGGCCACGTGATCGCCATCGGGGTGGAGGGCACCGCCTCCTACGGAGCCGGATTCACCCGCGCCGCCCGCGAGGCGGGGCTTCATGTCGTGGAGGTCAACCGGCCCGACCGGGCCGAACGCCGCCGCATCGGCAAGTCCGACCCCATCGACGCCTACGCCGCCGCCCGCGCCGCCCTGTCCGGACGAGCCTCCAGCGCCCCCAAGGACGACACGGTCGCGGGCATACGCGCCCTGCACAACGCCGCCCGCTCCGCGGTCAAGGCCCGCACCGCCGCCCTGAACCAGATCGGCAGCCTCCTCATCACCGCTCCCGACACCATCCGCGCCAAGTACGGCCGGCTCAAAGGAACGGACCGCACCGACGCCCTCGCCCGGCTGCGGCCCGCCGGGGACGCGGTCCATACCGCGGTCCTCACCGCGCTGAAGAGTCTCGCCCGACGCGTCAAGAAACTGACGGTCGAACACGAGACCCTGGTCAAGGCACTGGACAGCGTGGTGAGTGTCCACAACCCCGGACTGCGAGCCGCCCACGGAGTCGGCCCCGACACCGCGGCCCAACTGCTCGTCACCGCCGGAGGCAACCCCGACCGCATGCGGACCGAGGCCTCCTTCGCGGCCCTGTGCGGAGCCGCACCGGTCCCCGCCTCCAGCGGCCGGACCAACCGCCACCGCCTCTCGCGAGGCGGCGACCGGCAAGCAAACGCAGCCCTCTACCGCGTCGCCCTGGTCCGCATGTCGAGCGACTCCCGCACCCGCGAGTACGTGGCACGTCAGACCGCCGCCGGCCGGACGAAGAAGGAGATCATCCGGCTGCTGAAACGGGCCATCGCCCGGGAGATGTTCCGCTGCCTGACCACCACGGTCACCGTCCCCGGCATCGACGATCTACGGCCGCTGCGGCGGTCCAAGAACATCACCCTGACCGCTGCAGCCCGCCACTTCGCCCTCTGGCCGGCCACCATCTCCACCCTCGAACGCGGGACCCGCCGAGACGACGACCTCGCCCACGCCTACCGCAACTGGCTCCAAGCCGTTTGA